In Prevotella sp. oral taxon 475, one DNA window encodes the following:
- a CDS encoding endonuclease/exonuclease/phosphatase family protein: protein MFFNNIKRLLAGAMLCMALAAESQGLFVGSYNIRYKNDGDAQKGFLWDKRCQVICDQVNFESPDVFGAQEVLAEQLHDLLCRLPRYRYIGVGRDDGREAGEYAAIFYRYDQVERLEEGHFWLSQTPDVPSLGWDAACIRICTWGKFRQKDTGWTFYFFNLHTDHVGVTARREAAKLVLKKIREMAGPGVPVILTGDFNVDQTDETYALFTRSGLLDDSYTLARQRFAENGTFNSFDPSLKTDSRIDHIFVSKGFQVPAYAVLPNFYWTEDKASSLQKGADAPQQINLSRHTLRPASDHYPVFVRLLWQGQRSVR from the coding sequence ATGTTTTTCAATAACATCAAACGCTTGTTGGCAGGGGCGATGCTGTGCATGGCTCTTGCCGCCGAGAGTCAAGGCCTGTTTGTCGGTAGCTACAACATCCGATATAAGAACGACGGAGACGCTCAAAAAGGCTTTCTTTGGGACAAGAGATGTCAGGTGATTTGCGATCAAGTCAACTTTGAATCGCCCGACGTTTTCGGTGCGCAAGAGGTGTTGGCAGAGCAATTGCACGATCTCTTGTGCCGTCTTCCACGCTATCGCTATATCGGTGTGGGGCGAGATGATGGTCGGGAGGCAGGCGAGTATGCTGCCATCTTCTATCGATACGATCAAGTGGAACGGCTCGAAGAGGGGCATTTTTGGCTTTCCCAAACGCCAGATGTGCCTTCGTTGGGATGGGATGCAGCCTGCATTCGCATTTGCACTTGGGGCAAATTCAGACAGAAAGATACGGGGTGGACGTTCTATTTCTTCAATCTGCACACCGACCATGTGGGCGTAACGGCACGCCGAGAGGCTGCCAAATTAGTGCTGAAGAAGATCAGAGAGATGGCCGGACCGGGGGTTCCTGTGATTCTTACGGGCGACTTCAATGTGGATCAGACCGACGAGACCTATGCGCTCTTTACTCGCTCGGGACTTCTTGACGACTCGTACACGCTGGCCCGACAGCGTTTTGCCGAGAATGGAACGTTTAATAGCTTCGACCCGAGTCTGAAAACCGACAGTCGTATCGACCATATCTTTGTGTCAAAAGGTTTTCAGGTGCCGGCCTATGCTGTGCTGCCCAACTTCTATTGGACGGAGGACAAGGCTTCTTCGTTACAGAAAGGGGCTGATGCTCCGCAGCAAATCAACCTCAGTAGGCATACCCTTCGCCCTGCTTCCGACCATTATCCGGTTTTTGTCAGACTGTTGTGGCAGGGCCAACGCTCAGTGAGATGA
- a CDS encoding exo-beta-N-acetylmuramidase NamZ domain-containing protein: MKKLIIMLWVLCLSVVGQAKEERVINGDEQIEAYIGLLKGKRVMLFSNHTGMIGDQHVLDVLLERGIKVVGIFSPEHGFRGNADAGEHVGNSVDGKTGVVIHSLYNGKDGRPDENLLRKADVLVVDIQDVGLRFYTYYISMMRLMEVCAQTKTKVLVLDRPNPNGFYVDGPVLDMRHRSGVGALPIPVVHGMTLGELAQMMNGEGWLEGGKHCRLTVIRCLNYTHQTRYVLPIAPSPNLPNMQSIYLYPSVCLFEGTDVSLGRGTTQPFQQYGHPQMVGYSHHFTPRSMPGAKTPPQQDQCCYGVDLSHMSQEEIQRRGFDLSYVINAYRNLNIGERFFTPFFEKLVGVDYIRPMIAEGCSNEEIRAQWQAEVDQFKTRRRPYLLYKE, encoded by the coding sequence ATGAAAAAACTGATAATAATGCTATGGGTGCTCTGTCTTTCTGTTGTAGGACAGGCAAAAGAGGAGCGCGTGATCAATGGCGACGAGCAAATAGAAGCCTATATCGGCTTGTTGAAGGGCAAACGAGTGATGCTTTTCTCTAATCATACGGGTATGATAGGAGATCAACATGTGCTGGATGTGTTGTTGGAACGAGGGATAAAGGTGGTCGGAATCTTCTCGCCCGAACACGGCTTTCGTGGAAATGCAGACGCAGGAGAACATGTGGGCAACTCTGTCGATGGGAAAACCGGCGTGGTGATACATTCGCTCTATAACGGAAAAGATGGGCGGCCCGATGAGAATTTGCTGCGAAAGGCAGATGTCTTGGTCGTTGATATACAAGATGTAGGGCTTCGGTTCTATACCTATTATATCTCTATGATGCGCCTGATGGAGGTCTGTGCGCAGACCAAAACCAAGGTTTTGGTGCTCGACCGGCCCAATCCTAACGGCTTTTATGTAGACGGTCCTGTGCTGGACATGCGGCATCGGTCGGGTGTTGGCGCGCTTCCTATCCCCGTTGTACACGGTATGACGCTGGGCGAATTGGCACAAATGATGAACGGAGAGGGCTGGTTGGAGGGCGGAAAACATTGTCGCCTGACGGTGATCCGCTGCCTGAACTATACCCATCAAACGCGCTACGTCCTGCCGATCGCCCCATCTCCCAATCTGCCTAACATGCAATCGATTTATCTCTATCCATCGGTCTGTCTCTTCGAGGGCACGGATGTGAGTCTCGGTCGTGGAACAACGCAGCCTTTTCAGCAATATGGGCATCCGCAGATGGTGGGCTATTCGCACCATTTTACACCACGAAGCATGCCCGGAGCGAAAACGCCGCCACAGCAAGACCAATGCTGTTATGGCGTGGATTTGAGCCACATGAGTCAGGAAGAAATACAAAGACGCGGGTTCGACCTCTCGTATGTCATCAACGCCTACCGCAACCTCAACATCGGCGAACGCTTCTTTACGCCCTTCTTTGAAAAACTTGTGGGAGTGGACTACATCCGACCGATGATTGCAGAAGGGTGTAGTAACGAAGAGATACGCGCCCAATGGCAGGCAGAGGTGGATCAGTTTAAAACTCGCCGCCGACCCTATCTACTTTACAAAGAATAA
- a CDS encoding sodium:solute symporter: protein MTPITILATVLAYFAVLFLVSSIARRNVDNAAFFTGSRQSKWYMVAFAMIGASISGVTYVSVPGMVSQSGFGYLQLVLGFIAGQLIVAFVLTPLFYRLQLTSVYEYLRNRFGQQAYHTGAWFFFISKMLGAAVRLFLVCFTLQLLAFGPLGIPFWVNVALSVGCVWFYTHKGGVKSVIWADLIKTTCLIVSVALCIWFIADDLQLSFGGVVSHISQSDMSRMFFFDDVNNKQFFFKQFFAGIFTTIAMTGLDQDMMQRNLSCRNSRESQKNMVISILLQFIVVAAFLMLGVLLYEEAARHGVTATGDQLFPTIATGGLLPGVVGVLFIVGLSASAYNAAGSALTALTTSFTVDILGAGKRSESEVTRMRKRVHIGMAVVMGLSIIVFNVLNNTSVVDAVYTLASYTYGPILGLFAFGILVKRPVRDRWIPLVALASPLLCWVLDRHSEAWFNGYHFSYELLILNALFTFVGLCLLIKRGEAAQKI, encoded by the coding sequence ATGACACCAATAACCATCCTAGCAACCGTGTTAGCCTATTTCGCCGTTTTGTTCCTTGTTTCGAGCATCGCCCGACGCAATGTGGATAATGCCGCTTTCTTCACTGGTAGTCGCCAAAGCAAGTGGTACATGGTGGCTTTTGCCATGATTGGGGCCAGCATCTCAGGCGTAACGTACGTTTCTGTACCAGGTATGGTGTCGCAAAGTGGCTTTGGCTACCTGCAATTGGTATTGGGATTTATCGCTGGTCAGCTTATCGTGGCCTTCGTTCTCACACCGTTGTTCTATCGTTTGCAGCTCACTTCGGTTTACGAATACCTGCGTAACCGTTTTGGACAGCAAGCTTACCACACGGGAGCATGGTTCTTCTTCATCTCGAAGATGCTTGGAGCGGCCGTTCGTCTTTTCCTCGTATGCTTCACTTTACAGCTTCTGGCTTTCGGTCCATTGGGCATCCCCTTCTGGGTTAACGTGGCCTTGTCTGTAGGTTGCGTGTGGTTTTACACCCATAAGGGTGGCGTTAAGTCGGTAATTTGGGCCGACCTGATAAAGACCACCTGTCTTATCGTGTCGGTGGCACTGTGCATTTGGTTCATCGCGGACGATTTACAGCTGTCGTTCGGCGGCGTGGTGAGTCACATTAGCCAAAGCGACATGAGCCGCATGTTCTTCTTCGACGACGTTAACAACAAGCAATTCTTCTTCAAACAGTTCTTTGCCGGCATCTTCACCACCATCGCCATGACCGGTTTAGACCAAGATATGATGCAGCGCAACCTAAGTTGTCGCAACAGTCGCGAGTCTCAAAAGAACATGGTGATTAGCATTCTGCTGCAATTCATCGTGGTTGCGGCCTTCCTGATGTTAGGTGTGCTGCTCTACGAAGAGGCTGCACGCCACGGCGTAACGGCTACAGGCGACCAGCTTTTCCCCACCATCGCCACAGGAGGCTTGCTTCCGGGCGTTGTTGGCGTGCTGTTCATCGTTGGTTTGTCAGCTTCGGCCTATAATGCAGCAGGCTCGGCGCTCACCGCACTCACCACTTCGTTCACCGTAGACATACTCGGGGCTGGCAAACGCAGCGAAAGCGAAGTTACCCGAATGCGAAAACGGGTGCACATAGGCATGGCCGTAGTGATGGGCTTGTCTATTATCGTGTTCAATGTGCTGAACAACACCAGCGTGGTAGATGCCGTTTACACCCTAGCCAGCTACACCTACGGACCTATATTGGGCCTCTTCGCCTTTGGCATACTTGTAAAGCGACCTGTGCGCGACCGCTGGATACCCCTTGTGGCCTTGGCTTCGCCCCTGCTCTGTTGGGTGCTCGACCGCCATTCAGAGGCCTGGTTCAACGGCTATCATTTCAGTTACGAGTTGTTGATACTCAACGCCCTGTTCACCTTCGTGGGTCTTTGCCTGCTCATCAAGCGAGGCGAGGCCGCTCAAAAAATATAG
- a CDS encoding xanthan lyase has translation MFRRNISIVALCLAALSTWAQQVAPTTFAPRCDQPLVTNMSVPTTPTQGLSGRHIAVWHSHGRYYERTLDRWEWQRARLLQTVEDLYTQSYVLPFLVPMLENAGANVLVPRERDWNTNEVVVDNDANTLSPHTIYKERNGQQAWQQGQGEGFAYRHKVYTNFQNPFRDGTFRSVQSIKKGQESLAEWVPNVPKTGEYAVYVSYKTVPGSTSTAHYTVHHQGGESHFRVNQQMGGGTWIYLGKFVFDEKAGQQHRVSLSNNTGKVGELVTADGVKFGGGMGNIGRPDISGYPRFTEAARYWLQWAGVPDCVYSASRGENDYTDDYKSRGMWVNWLAGGSECYPDGQGLNVPIDLSLAFHSDAGTTKDDRTIGTLGIYYSQSYDSVFANGASRHLCKDLTESVQNSILNDIRALYEPLWNSRGSRDASYFEARTPRVPAMLLELLSHQNFADMRYGLDPRFRFTVSRAIYKGMLRFICAQRGQTPVVAPLPVDHLSASLKGTDQVELTWKAVADTLEPTAMPDRYIVYTRLGNGAFDNGKVVKRNRYVARIPSDVVCSFRVEAVNKGGKSFPSETMAVARCSACMGKKALVVNGFDRVSAPADFVAPAPADTLYAGFLDHIDHGVPYLQDISYTGSQKEFNRSLPWLDDDSGGYGDSYGNEETKVIAGNTFDYPALHGEAILKAGLSFESCANECLDKAKDGYAFVDYILGKQCQTKMGRGNVHPLMFKTFDAKVQKTLAEYAQRGVHLFVSGAYVASDLWCNPLAKPLESDQRFAAEVLKYKWRNSRAALTGSVRMVRSPLELGVGEMNYANTLNSEQYIVESPDALEAADSTGYTVMRYPENNLSAAVASQGSYKTFVMGFPFESITQAFCREKLMKTIVDFFMRQPHEDITHDSKQDEKKARHITSFTGEVKSVNPPTKK, from the coding sequence ATGTTTAGACGCAACATATCAATCGTAGCCCTTTGCCTTGCTGCCCTCTCTACATGGGCGCAGCAGGTAGCTCCAACGACCTTTGCACCCCGCTGCGACCAGCCGTTGGTAACCAACATGTCGGTTCCCACTACGCCCACACAGGGCCTTTCGGGCAGACACATCGCCGTTTGGCATAGTCATGGCCGATATTATGAGCGCACACTAGACCGCTGGGAGTGGCAGCGCGCACGTCTATTGCAAACCGTAGAAGACCTCTACACGCAGAGTTACGTGCTGCCTTTCCTCGTGCCCATGCTCGAAAATGCAGGCGCAAACGTGCTTGTGCCGCGCGAAAGAGATTGGAATACGAATGAAGTGGTGGTAGACAACGATGCCAACACACTGTCGCCACACACCATATATAAAGAGCGCAACGGCCAACAGGCATGGCAACAGGGACAGGGTGAAGGTTTTGCCTACCGCCATAAGGTGTACACCAACTTTCAAAATCCCTTCCGCGATGGTACGTTTCGCAGCGTGCAATCGATAAAGAAGGGGCAAGAGAGCCTTGCCGAATGGGTGCCCAACGTGCCAAAGACTGGCGAATATGCCGTTTATGTATCGTATAAAACCGTGCCTGGAAGCACCTCCACGGCCCATTACACGGTGCATCACCAAGGTGGAGAAAGTCATTTCCGCGTGAACCAACAGATGGGTGGCGGAACATGGATTTACCTCGGCAAGTTTGTTTTTGACGAGAAAGCAGGCCAACAGCATCGTGTTAGCCTAAGCAACAACACGGGAAAAGTGGGCGAATTGGTGACGGCCGACGGTGTGAAGTTTGGTGGTGGCATGGGTAATATCGGTAGGCCCGACATTAGCGGCTATCCTCGCTTCACCGAGGCAGCACGCTATTGGCTGCAATGGGCTGGCGTGCCAGACTGTGTTTACTCTGCTTCGCGTGGCGAGAACGACTACACCGACGACTATAAAAGTCGTGGAATGTGGGTCAACTGGCTTGCAGGCGGGTCGGAATGTTACCCCGATGGACAGGGACTTAACGTGCCCATCGACCTCTCTTTAGCCTTCCACAGTGATGCCGGAACCACCAAAGACGACCGCACCATCGGTACATTAGGCATCTATTACAGCCAATCTTACGACAGCGTGTTTGCCAATGGCGCCTCGCGACATCTCTGCAAAGACCTTACCGAGAGCGTACAAAACAGCATATTAAACGACATTCGCGCACTATACGAACCCCTTTGGAACAGTCGTGGCAGTCGCGACGCCTCGTATTTCGAAGCTCGCACACCCCGCGTTCCCGCTATGTTGCTCGAATTACTTTCGCATCAAAACTTCGCCGACATGCGTTATGGCCTCGACCCGCGCTTCCGTTTCACCGTAAGTAGGGCCATCTATAAGGGCATGTTACGCTTTATCTGCGCCCAAAGGGGACAAACACCCGTGGTTGCACCACTGCCCGTAGACCATCTTTCGGCATCGCTTAAAGGCACCGATCAGGTGGAACTGACGTGGAAAGCCGTGGCCGACACACTCGAACCCACGGCTATGCCCGACCGATACATTGTTTATACCCGTCTGGGTAACGGCGCATTCGACAACGGCAAGGTGGTAAAACGCAACCGCTATGTGGCTCGCATACCCTCCGACGTGGTGTGCAGCTTCCGCGTTGAGGCGGTGAACAAGGGCGGAAAGAGCTTCCCCTCCGAAACAATGGCTGTGGCACGATGCTCGGCCTGCATGGGTAAAAAGGCCTTGGTGGTAAATGGTTTCGACCGTGTTTCTGCCCCAGCCGACTTCGTTGCGCCTGCTCCTGCCGACACATTGTATGCTGGATTCCTCGATCACATCGACCACGGCGTGCCTTATCTGCAAGACATCAGCTACACAGGAAGCCAAAAAGAGTTTAACCGAAGCCTGCCTTGGCTCGACGACGACTCGGGTGGATATGGCGATAGCTATGGAAACGAAGAGACGAAGGTGATTGCCGGAAACACGTTCGACTATCCCGCACTACACGGCGAGGCCATCTTGAAGGCGGGTTTGAGCTTCGAATCGTGTGCCAACGAGTGCCTCGACAAGGCGAAAGACGGATACGCCTTTGTTGATTATATACTAGGTAAGCAATGCCAAACCAAGATGGGACGTGGCAATGTGCACCCCTTGATGTTTAAGACCTTCGATGCGAAGGTGCAAAAAACATTGGCGGAGTATGCCCAACGTGGCGTTCACCTGTTTGTTTCGGGTGCATACGTGGCCAGCGACCTTTGGTGCAACCCCTTGGCTAAGCCCTTAGAGAGCGACCAACGTTTTGCTGCCGAGGTGCTGAAATATAAGTGGCGCAACTCGCGCGCTGCCCTCACAGGAAGCGTTCGCATGGTGCGCTCACCACTAGAACTGGGTGTGGGCGAGATGAACTACGCCAACACGCTGAACTCGGAACAATATATAGTGGAGTCGCCTGATGCCCTCGAGGCGGCCGACTCAACGGGATATACCGTGATGCGCTATCCCGAGAACAACCTCAGTGCAGCCGTTGCCTCGCAAGGCAGCTATAAGACGTTCGTCATGGGCTTCCCCTTCGAGAGCATCACACAGGCCTTCTGTCGCGAGAAACTGATGAAAA